Proteins encoded by one window of Maniola hyperantus chromosome 10, iAphHyp1.2, whole genome shotgun sequence:
- the LOC117986194 gene encoding uncharacterized protein, protein MSARAFAVVALCACAITSTRAIQPSARIYLDASRTRTTIPARLFENDDVEKRYTPELVQELKATQDNALLLYTEYTSAAAGDMQAFIQNVTSLLQDTIRTMETRVLQLANRHCRDEFERNIKKVEMDAHRAALFSGENHHKFFLGHMIVFRMHLNKSQDYVLRCQKINRGCGTPCETTPRMIRWRRLARLEMNRVKDDIQHSRRSYMDLLVHHRRKLKHLRQEAHLRANSAIAAVEQCVKNTKC, encoded by the exons ATGTCCGCGCGCGCCTTCGCGGTTGTCGCGCTCTGCGCTTGCGCGATCACATCTACGCGCGCTATTCAG CCTTCAGCACGAATATACCTCGACGCATCAAGAACCAGAACAACGATACCCGCCCGCCTCTTCGAAAACGATGACGTGGAGAAAAGGTACACTCCAGAGTTGGTGCAAGAGCTCAAAGCAACGCAGGACAATGCCCTCCTGCTGTACACGGAGTACACCTCAGCAGCCGCTGGGGATATGCAGGCGTTCATACAGAATGTTACCTCGCTGCTGCAGGATACTATAAGGACCATGGAGACCAGGGTTCTGCAACTTGCG AACCGACATTGCCGCGACGAGTTTGAGAGGAATATAAAGAAAGTAGAGATGGACGCGCATCGTGCCGCTCTGTTCAGTGGGGAGAACCACCACAAGTTCTTTCTGGGACACATGATCGTGTTTAGGATGCATCTGAACAAG AGTCAAGACTACGTGCTAAGGTGTCAAAAGATTAACAGAGGCTGTGGTACTCCTTGTGAA ACCACACCAAGAATGATACGATGGAGAAGACTGGCTCGGCTAGAAATGAATCGTGTAAAGGATGACATCCAGCACTCTCGCCGCTCGTACATGGACCTGTTGGTGCACCACCGGCGGAAACTGAAGCATCTGAGGCAGGAGGCGCACCTGCGCGCGAACTCCGCCATCGCGGCGGTAGAGCAATGTGTTAAGAATACCAAGTGCTAG